From Pseudobdellovibrio exovorus JSS, a single genomic window includes:
- the ilvA gene encoding threonine ammonia-lyase — protein MKVTFDDIKAAQSTIQDLILKTPCEISSSCSKLVGSDIYLKLENNQRTGSFKMRGAANKIASLSAQEKAKGVVACSAGNHAQGVALSASLSHVKSVIVMPETAPLTKVQATQNYGAEVILHGQSFDEAKEYAFQLADQKSYVFVHPYEDEKVIAGQGTIGLEIAEQVADLDTIIAPIGGGGLISGAAIALKELNPKIRVIGVQASAVDTMYQLYKTRDFKAPTHTGTIADGIAIKVPSRVMYEKFISRYVDDVVTVADGDVAEAIVFLLERAKSVAEGAGAASLAGVLTGKIKLGKRNCVLVSGGNIDLNMVSQVIQRGQIQRGRLSEMSVIVPDVPGSLSQLTKILALHKANILEVHHDRVKNSLALKETKIDFVIETTSHEHIQKIREALSQWGAKVQ, from the coding sequence ATGAAAGTGACCTTTGACGATATCAAAGCGGCACAGAGTACAATTCAAGACTTGATACTCAAAACTCCCTGCGAGATTTCCAGTTCCTGCTCTAAATTAGTCGGATCTGATATCTATCTTAAGTTAGAAAACAATCAACGTACGGGCAGTTTTAAAATGCGTGGAGCCGCAAATAAGATCGCATCGCTATCTGCACAAGAAAAAGCGAAAGGTGTGGTGGCTTGCTCTGCCGGAAACCACGCGCAAGGGGTCGCCTTAAGCGCGAGCTTAAGTCATGTTAAGTCAGTGATTGTGATGCCCGAAACAGCTCCGTTAACCAAAGTTCAGGCTACGCAAAACTATGGCGCTGAAGTTATCCTGCATGGGCAATCTTTTGATGAAGCCAAAGAATATGCATTCCAGTTAGCAGATCAGAAGTCTTATGTTTTTGTTCATCCGTATGAAGACGAAAAGGTGATTGCAGGACAGGGAACTATCGGACTTGAAATCGCAGAACAAGTGGCTGATCTAGATACAATCATTGCACCTATTGGTGGCGGTGGGTTGATCAGTGGTGCGGCGATTGCGTTAAAAGAATTAAACCCAAAAATTAGAGTTATTGGCGTTCAGGCCTCTGCCGTGGATACGATGTATCAGCTTTATAAAACACGGGACTTCAAGGCACCAACACACACGGGTACTATTGCCGATGGTATTGCGATCAAAGTGCCAAGCCGTGTGATGTATGAAAAATTTATCTCTCGTTATGTCGATGATGTGGTGACTGTGGCTGATGGTGATGTGGCGGAAGCCATTGTTTTCTTGCTTGAGCGTGCCAAGAGTGTGGCAGAAGGAGCCGGTGCGGCCTCTTTAGCTGGTGTCTTGACTGGTAAGATAAAACTGGGAAAACGTAACTGCGTTTTAGTCAGTGGCGGTAATATTGACCTCAATATGGTTTCACAAGTGATTCAACGAGGACAAATCCAACGCGGACGTCTGAGTGAAATGTCGGTGATTGTTCCTGACGTTCCGGGCAGTTTAAGTCAGCTCACTAAAATTTTAGCTTTGCACAAAGCGAATATTTTAGAAGTGCATCATGATCGTGTAAAAAACAGTTTGGCTTTAAAAGAGACGAAAATCGACTTTGTCATTGAAACGACCAGCCACGAACACATTCAAAAAATACGTGAAGCTTTAAGCCAGTGGGGAGCGAAGGTTCAATAG
- the hisC gene encoding histidinol-phosphate transaminase: MKVSAQILNLIPYKPGKPISETQREFGLTEIVKLASNENPLGPSPKAVEAVQKYLSQQHRYPDPVGYELVKKISEKWDVPASQIALGNGSNEIIDLLIRIFCEPSTDSILTSEAAFVAYQVCAQAARVKVRTVPLREDLTIDLKAIADHFFRNPTANIHLIFIPNPNNPTGTVVGGAELEEFLVRLGNRDDVLLVFDEAYTEYVRDPKFKAASSFYKKYSNVLVLKTFSKVYGMAGLRLGALVAPEYVLEYYNRVRNPFNVNDLAQVAGIAVLDDEDYVKASQKAVWDGLEYFYKELSRLNLKYYPSEANFVLFDTQRDVEQVNLNLLKKGVILRPVQNYGFKTLMRMTVGNMDENKKAIAAIEKMLTEVSEIG; encoded by the coding sequence ATGAAAGTATCGGCACAGATATTAAACCTAATTCCGTATAAACCAGGAAAACCTATTTCTGAAACACAGCGGGAATTTGGTCTGACTGAAATCGTAAAATTGGCTAGTAATGAGAATCCTTTAGGGCCTAGTCCTAAGGCGGTTGAAGCTGTGCAAAAATATCTTTCTCAGCAGCACCGCTACCCAGATCCAGTGGGTTACGAGCTGGTAAAAAAAATCTCAGAAAAATGGGATGTTCCGGCCTCTCAGATCGCTTTGGGTAATGGCTCTAATGAAATCATCGACTTACTCATTCGTATTTTTTGTGAACCATCTACAGATTCGATTTTAACTTCAGAGGCGGCTTTTGTTGCTTATCAAGTCTGTGCTCAAGCGGCGCGTGTTAAAGTTAGAACAGTACCACTTCGCGAAGATTTAACGATTGATTTGAAGGCCATAGCGGATCACTTTTTTAGAAATCCCACAGCTAATATTCATTTGATCTTCATTCCTAACCCGAATAATCCAACAGGCACAGTAGTTGGTGGAGCTGAATTAGAAGAGTTCCTTGTGCGCTTGGGAAACCGCGACGATGTTCTATTGGTTTTTGATGAGGCCTATACTGAATATGTGCGCGATCCTAAGTTCAAAGCGGCTTCCAGCTTCTACAAAAAATACTCGAATGTTTTGGTCTTAAAAACTTTTTCAAAAGTCTATGGTATGGCCGGTTTACGTTTAGGAGCCTTGGTCGCTCCAGAGTACGTATTAGAGTATTACAATCGTGTCCGTAATCCATTTAATGTGAATGATTTAGCACAAGTTGCGGGGATTGCCGTTTTAGATGATGAAGATTACGTCAAAGCTTCGCAAAAAGCGGTGTGGGATGGGCTTGAGTATTTTTATAAAGAACTCAGTCGTCTTAATTTGAAGTACTATCCATCAGAAGCCAATTTTGTCTTATTTGATACTCAGCGTGATGTCGAGCAAGTGAACCTCAATTTGCTTAAAAAAGGTGTGATTTTACGTCCTGTCCAAAATTATGGCTTCAAGACATTAATGCGTATGACAGTCGGTAATATGGACGAGAATAAAAAAGCGATTGCTGCTATAGAAAAAATGCTGACTGAGGTTTCTGAAATCGGTTAG
- the cmk gene encoding (d)CMP kinase has protein sequence MGFVITIDGPAASGKSSVSRELAKRLGIPWVSTGAFYRGLAYAALESGIDLSDKVALTELAMSDTWKIVMTPERTQAWFRDQDVTDKIAQEAVGNVASQISHYPEVRRSLLDHQRQCALKANGLVAEGRDCGTVVFPQAEVKIYLTASSEHRAQRRAQELGMDEKELVIQQKQRDEQDSTRKTAPLQIPQDALVVDTTQMTLMDVVEKIHQFAQQKI, from the coding sequence ATGGGTTTTGTGATCACAATTGATGGGCCTGCGGCCTCAGGGAAGTCCTCTGTCAGCAGAGAACTGGCAAAGCGTTTAGGTATCCCATGGGTGTCTACGGGTGCGTTTTACAGAGGATTGGCCTACGCCGCTCTGGAAAGCGGTATCGATCTATCAGATAAAGTGGCTCTAACAGAGTTAGCAATGTCAGATACGTGGAAGATCGTGATGACTCCAGAAAGAACTCAAGCTTGGTTTCGCGATCAAGATGTCACAGATAAGATTGCACAAGAAGCTGTGGGCAATGTGGCTAGCCAAATCAGTCATTATCCAGAGGTTCGTCGTTCTCTTTTAGATCACCAGCGCCAATGCGCTTTAAAAGCCAATGGCTTGGTTGCCGAGGGCCGAGACTGCGGAACGGTAGTCTTCCCTCAGGCCGAAGTTAAAATTTATCTGACGGCATCGTCCGAGCACAGAGCCCAAAGACGGGCGCAAGAGTTGGGAATGGATGAAAAAGAGCTGGTGATCCAGCAAAAACAACGTGACGAGCAAGATTCAACACGTAAAACGGCTCCTCTACAGATACCACAGGATGCCTTGGTGGTGGATACCACTCAAATGACCCTGATGGACGTTGTTGAGAAGATCCATCAGTTCGCTCAGCAAAAAATCTAA